From Terriglobales bacterium, a single genomic window includes:
- a CDS encoding CPBP family intramembrane glutamic endopeptidase — translation MGLVLPVFFATGFAHRFITIHLGTQRNMAMPWLALYIDHAAMFAVSFVLVAWLSKGRPSTYGVQPPKGKSYVLPAIAWGAFFGILMTVVDYLPSILAHKPPEHLSLTAGSVAGWLGFQFVWVGFGEELAFRGLLQTFLMLHSSGRVRLGKFEMHVAGVILASLFAVAHISNFWQRPFWIALGQQFYAFALGILYAYWREKSASLVAPIVGHNVSDGVEYSLMFLMKWVWQ, via the coding sequence GTGGGATTGGTCCTCCCCGTGTTTTTCGCGACCGGCTTCGCACACCGCTTCATAACCATCCATCTCGGCACGCAGCGCAACATGGCCATGCCCTGGTTAGCTCTTTACATCGACCACGCGGCGATGTTTGCCGTCTCATTCGTTCTCGTGGCGTGGCTCAGCAAGGGAAGGCCCTCCACCTACGGAGTTCAACCGCCCAAGGGAAAATCGTACGTTTTGCCCGCCATCGCTTGGGGCGCTTTCTTCGGCATTCTGATGACGGTGGTGGACTACCTGCCCAGCATTCTCGCGCACAAGCCGCCGGAACACCTTTCTTTGACGGCCGGAAGCGTTGCCGGATGGCTCGGGTTCCAATTTGTGTGGGTAGGCTTCGGCGAAGAACTTGCGTTTCGGGGACTGCTGCAAACCTTCCTCATGCTGCATTCTTCCGGGCGCGTGCGCCTGGGAAAATTCGAGATGCACGTCGCGGGAGTCATTCTCGCATCGTTGTTCGCAGTGGCGCACATCTCGAATTTCTGGCAGCGGCCCTTCTGGATCGCGCTCGGCCAACAGTTCTATGCCTTCGCTCTGGGCATCCTGTATGCATACTGGCGCGAAAAGTCGGCGAGTCTGGTGGCGCCGATCGTCGGCCACAACGTGAGCGATGGAGTGGAATACTCTCTGATGTTCTTGATGAAATGGGTATGGCAGTAA
- a CDS encoding VOC family protein → MSKAKISGIAPLFIVKNVPAALSFYRDRLGFDITFQGPGPDDIFFGIVQRDAAMIMLKDVGVDPLPNYKRDIKKGWARWDAYLHVPDPDALAAEFSSRNVEFSQPLKDDNDGLRGFELKDADGYVLFFGRPRK, encoded by the coding sequence ATGAGTAAAGCAAAAATTTCCGGCATCGCGCCGTTATTCATCGTCAAGAATGTCCCGGCCGCGCTGTCGTTTTATCGCGACCGTCTCGGGTTCGACATCACCTTTCAAGGGCCCGGCCCTGACGACATCTTCTTCGGCATTGTCCAGCGGGATGCCGCGATGATCATGCTCAAGGACGTTGGTGTAGATCCACTGCCGAACTACAAGCGAGACATCAAGAAAGGCTGGGCCCGCTGGGACGCTTACCTCCACGTTCCCGATCCGGACGCTTTGGCAGCAGAATTCTCGTCGCGCAATGTCGAGTTTTCTCAACCGCTCAAGGACGACAATGATGGTTTACGTGGATTCGAACTTAAGGACGCTGACGGCTACGTTTTGTTTTTCGGGCGTCCTCGTAAGTGA
- a CDS encoding VOC family protein — MTTRLEHANICVRDIDVMIRFLETAFPQFHVRGEGTSADGTRWVHVGTDETYIALGQSRVEPQKRWSPYQGIPGVNHLAYEIDDVEALRTRMAAAGYRDSTVPNQHPFRKRVYFYDPEGNDWEFVQYLSDDPAKRNDYKLPDR, encoded by the coding sequence ATGACGACCCGACTTGAACATGCCAACATTTGCGTACGTGACATCGACGTGATGATTCGGTTTTTGGAGACGGCCTTTCCTCAATTCCACGTTCGCGGCGAAGGAACCAGCGCCGACGGCACACGTTGGGTTCATGTTGGTACGGACGAAACCTACATCGCGCTGGGTCAATCGAGAGTCGAACCGCAAAAACGCTGGTCGCCTTATCAGGGCATTCCTGGCGTGAATCATCTCGCCTACGAGATCGATGATGTCGAGGCGCTGCGAACAAGAATGGCGGCAGCCGGGTACCGTGATTCTACGGTTCCCAACCAGCATCCGTTCCGCAAGCGCGTGTATTTCTATGATCCCGAGGGCAATGACTGGGAGTTCGTGCAGTACCTCTCCGATGATCCCGCGAAGCGGAACGATTACAAGCTACCGGACCGCTGA
- a CDS encoding response regulator — protein MLIVEDDPLVLETSAAIVRSFGFSVRTAEDGFVALQILREVLPDIILADLRMPGMSGFELLSIVRRRFPHIPTIAISGEYLVANMPLGLLVDHFFQKGGYTPEQLLAKMKELIADSPIRPHLGKSDKAPLWIPKMDADYIVVTCPECLRSSSIPDGIVSEELQQTECVACGATIRYLVDASILKVLEQKKKILPLRERPGT, from the coding sequence GTGCTGATTGTAGAAGACGACCCGCTGGTGTTGGAAACCTCTGCCGCCATCGTGCGCAGTTTTGGCTTTTCAGTTCGTACGGCGGAAGACGGGTTCGTCGCCCTGCAGATCCTCAGGGAAGTCTTGCCCGACATTATCCTTGCCGACTTGAGGATGCCGGGCATGTCCGGATTTGAACTCCTTTCAATCGTTCGTCGACGTTTTCCTCACATCCCCACGATTGCCATCAGCGGCGAATACCTTGTCGCCAACATGCCTCTTGGTTTGCTGGTCGACCATTTCTTCCAGAAGGGCGGCTATACGCCAGAGCAGCTCTTGGCCAAGATGAAAGAGTTGATTGCGGATTCCCCCATACGGCCACACCTCGGTAAATCCGACAAAGCACCGTTGTGGATTCCCAAGATGGACGCTGATTACATCGTGGTGACGTGCCCGGAGTGCCTGCGTTCGTCATCGATTCCCGACGGTATTGTCAGCGAAGAACTGCAGCAAACGGAATGTGTCGCCTGTGGCGCAACAATTCGTTATCTGGTGGATGCAAGCATTCTCAAAGTGCTGGAACAGAAGAAGAAGATTCTTCCACTAAGGGAACGACCCGGAACCTGA
- a CDS encoding ankyrin repeat domain-containing protein codes for MLERIADGRTDLVFESVANGHPATSTTSDGTALIRWCAYYGDVSAIRFLLSNGETLRSLGEGFGLNPAAFHGHWRLCQFLIEHGANPNFAAPDTAETPLHAAVSSTRPSQHLVVKVLLDGGADPNRATHASVETAAFMRDCRTRAETALHRAAAFASEETIQLLLDGGAKIDAKDANGDSPLAWASWHLRPDSILRKLCYGRFSIRPDRRSMEANLLGIPISGSD; via the coding sequence ATGTTGGAGCGAATCGCTGATGGACGCACTGACCTTGTGTTCGAGTCCGTCGCCAACGGACATCCTGCCACCTCAACAACAAGCGACGGCACAGCTTTGATTCGATGGTGCGCGTATTACGGCGATGTTTCCGCGATCAGATTCCTGCTATCGAATGGTGAAACACTCCGCTCACTTGGCGAGGGTTTCGGCCTGAACCCTGCGGCATTCCACGGGCACTGGCGACTGTGTCAATTCCTGATTGAACACGGTGCGAACCCGAATTTTGCCGCGCCGGACACTGCTGAAACGCCGCTGCACGCCGCCGTCTCGTCGACTCGCCCATCTCAGCACTTGGTCGTCAAAGTGCTGCTCGATGGCGGCGCTGACCCAAATCGCGCTACCCATGCTTCGGTCGAAACAGCTGCCTTTATGCGTGATTGCCGTACCAGAGCGGAAACGGCCCTGCATCGTGCCGCGGCCTTCGCCAGCGAAGAAACCATCCAGCTCCTATTGGATGGCGGAGCCAAGATTGATGCCAAGGACGCCAATGGTGACTCGCCACTGGCGTGGGCGAGTTGGCATCTACGCCCTGATTCAATTCTAAGGAAGCTATGTTACGGACGATTTTCCATCCGTCCAGACAGGCGCTCGATGGAAGCCAATCTGCTTGGCATACCAATTAGCGGCTCAGACTAG